CTGCTCATCTTCTGCCCCCTGGAACGGGTGGTGCTGCGGAACCGCGGTCTGCTCCAGGAAGGGGAGAACTGCCGGACGACGTGGTTCCGGCGCCCCGGTGCGGGGGCCGCGTCGTAGCCCCGTAGCGGTCGAGCACCAGCCGCACCAGCTCCGGTGCGTCGCCCGGTTCGGCCGCCACGACGTCCGCGTGTCCGCCGCGCCCCGCTCGATGCGGTCGGACAGCCGTCCCGGGCAGATCACGCAGCGGGCCACCGCCACCTGCCGCACGCCGTCCGCGCGCAACGCCCGGACGGCGTCCTCCGGCACACCCGCCTCGGCGAGCCTGCGCTCCAGGGCGCGCACGAGCAGGCGGGACGGGCCGAGGACGGCGAACCGGCGGACCACCACCCCCTCGGACGCGTGGTCGCGCAGCAGCGCGGGCAGGTCGACCTCGGCGTGAAACGCGCGGGTCGGCGGCAGCGGCACGGCGACGACCTCCGCGGTCCCGCCGCCGGCCAGGGTGTCCACGCGGGGCGCTGACCCGGTCGGCGATGGCGGCGACGGTGGCCGCGTGTCGCGGGTCGCGGCTGCCGTGCGCGACGAGCATCGGCGGCGGCCCCATGCTCGTCCCTTCCGCGGCCGTGGCCGTGGAAGGGGACGTGGACGTGGAAGAGCCGCGTAGTGCGAACCGTGGTGGGTTGCTCCACCGGGGAGGGGTTGTTCGCACTACGCGGCAGGGAGTCCTCCGTGTGGAGGCGTGGCTCAGGCGGCTGCCTTCTTGCGGTAGGTGACCGCACCCGCGAGGGCCAGCAGCGTGACGACGATCGTCGTGATGGTCACGACCCACAGGCCCGCCCGGTAGCTGCCCACCGCGCTGGTCGTGACCACCGTGAGGACGGTGGCGGTGATCGCGACCACGATGCCGTTGCCGATCTGCGCGCCCGCGTTGAACAGGCCGGACGCGAGGCCCTGCTCGTTCTCGGCGGCGTTGCCGACGGCGGCGATGTTGAGCGCCGGGTAGACCGCGGCGAAGCCGAGACCACCGAGCAGCTGCTGGACCGCCAGCAGGATCAGCGGGTCGACGGTGCCGATCAGCAGCACCCACGCCAGGTAGCCGACGCACATCATGATCAGGCCGATGGACGCGATCGGCCACGGGCCGTGCTTGGTCACCAGGACCGCGCCGTAGCGGGCGGTGCCCGCCGTGAGCACGCCGCCCACCAGGAACGCGAGGCCCGCCTGGAGCGGCGACCAGCCCAGCTCGACCTGGTAGTACAGGGTGAGCACGAACTGGAACGCGACGTAGGCGCCGAAGAACAGCATGCAGATGTTCGCCCGGGTCAGCTGGGGCCGCCGGAAGATGCCCAGCGGGATCAGCGGTGCGGGGTGGTTGCGCTCGACCGCGGCGAACAGCGGGAACAGCACGACCGCGGCGGCGAGCGAGGCGAGGGTGACCCAGTCCCCCCACCCGCTGGTGGCGGCCCGGCTGAGCCCGTACACCAGGGCGACGGCACCCGCGGTCACCAGGACCGCGCCCAGCACGTCCATGCGCTGGCGCTGCGACGCCTCCTGGCGACCGGGGATCACGGCGCCCGCGAGCACGGCGACGATGAGGCCGACCAGGGCCGGCATGAACATGGTCAGCCGCCACGAGATGCTGGACAGCAGGCCGCCGAGCACCAGGCCCAGCGAGTAGCCGGCCGACGCGACCGCGAGGAACGTGCCCAGCGCCCGGTTGCGGGCGCTCGGTTCGCGGAAGGCGTCCAGGAGCACGGCCATGGCGACCGGTGCGGTGATGCCGGCGCTGATGCCCTTGGCCAGGCGCGCGACGACCAGCAGGAGACCGTTGTCGGCGAACCCGCCGACGACGCTGGCCACGATGAACACGACCAGCCAGCCGATGAGCAGCTTCTTGCGGTTGTAGACGTCCGCGAGCCGGCCGCCCAGGAGCAGGAACCCGCCGAAGCCGAGCGCGTAGGCGCTGACCACCCACTGGAGCGCCGCGGGCGACATGGCCAGGTCGTCCTGGACCAGGGGGAGGGCCGGGCCCATGGACGCGATGTCCATCGCGTCGAGGAACTGGACCGCGCAGACGACCGCCAGCAGCAGCGGCAGGTTCTTCACCACTGTCGTGCCGACCGGCGGTTTCGGGTCGTGGGAAATGGGTGGCGAGGCCGCTGGGGACGGCTCGGTCATGATCAGCTCCGCTCGTGTGGGACGTCGACCCACCTTTAGTGGACCGATCAGTCCCGGACTGGTCGGTCCATCTTCCGGGCAGACGAATGCCTCTGTCAACAGAGGCATTTGCGGTCGTTATCGGCCCGTGGGCTTCGCGAACCGTCGAACCGAGCCCGACGGCCCGTCCACGCGGTGGCTCCGGCGACCGCTGGGGGTCGACCCGCGCCGGGTCAGTCCCGGGCGTCGAGGAGGCCGGACTCCCACGCCCAGGCGGCGATCTCGACGCGGTTGCGGGCGCCCAGCTTCGCCTGGACCGCCGCCAAGTGCGTCTTCACCGTGCCGACCGTGACGTGCAGGGTGTGCGCGACCTCGGCGTTCGTGCGCCCGCGCGCCACCAGGAGGACCACGTCCAGCTCCCTCGGTGACAGCGGCACGGCGCGGGGTTCCCGGCGGCGGCCCGCCAGTTCCCGGAGCAGGCGCACGGTGATCGCCGGGCTCACCAGGGCCTCGCCCGAGGCGGCGGCCCGGATCGCCTCCACCAGGAGGGCCGCGCCGGAGGTCTTCAGCACGAAACCGGACGCCCCGTGGCGCAGGGCTTCGCGCACGTGGTCGTCGTCGTCGAACGTGGTGACGACGACGACCTTCGGGCCGCTGATCCGGCGCAGCGCCCCCAGGCCGTCCAGGCGGGGCATCCGGATGTCCATCAGCACCACGTCCGGCGCCAGGTCCCGAGCCAGGGCCACGGCCTCCACGCCGTCGACGGCCTCGCCCACCACCTCGATGTCCGGTTCGGCGGACAGGATCATGCGGAAGCCGGTGCGGACCATCGCCTGGTCGTCGGCGATGAGGACGGTGGTCGTCACGCTTCCTCCCCGACTCCGGCCCCGACCGGCAGGCCGGCCTCGACCACCCAGCCGCCGTGCGGGGCCGGGCCCGCGGACAGGGTGCCACCCGCCGCGGCGACGCGTTCGCGCAGGCCGCGCAGGCCGAAGCCGCCCGGCCTGCCTGGAACGGGGTGGCCGGGAACGGACCGGCCGTCGTCGGTCACGCGGATCGCGATGCCGTTCGCGGTGCGGTGGAGCGCCACGTCGACGGCGGTGGCGCCGCGCGCGTGCTCGCGCGCGTTGGTCAGCGCCTCCATCACCACGCGGTAGGCCGCCGTGGAGGCGGTGGGGTGCACGTCGGCGAACGGGCCGAGCAGGTCCAGGCCACCGGGGAGGCCCGACGTGCGGCGGAAGCGTTCCACCAGGGCCGGCACCTCGGCGAGCCCGGGCGCCCGGTCGTCGTCGCGCAACAGGCCCACCGCGCGGCGCATGGCGTCGACCGCCTCGGTGCCCGCCCGCTCGATCTCCCGGAGGGCGGGCAGCACCAGTTCGGGGTCGCGGCCGGCGACCGCCGCCGCGCCCTGGGCGTGCACCACGATCCCGGTGACGTGGTGGGCCACGAAGTCGTGCAGGTCGCGGGCGAACTCGGCGCGCTGGGCGGCGCGGGCGCGCTCCAGTTGCCGGGTCCGGGCCGCGGCGGTCAGGCGTGCCGCGAGGCCGGCTGTCGCGGCGAGCGCGACGCCGAGCACCAGCACCAGCACGCCCACCGCCGTGCGCAGGTCGTCCCCGTCGCCCCGCAGTGGCTGCACCAGGACGGACACCGCCAGGACGGGGGCGGTGACGGCGGTCCACCGGGGGTCCCCGCGCCACGTCAGCAGGCCGAGCACGCCCAGCAGGGCGGCGGTGGCGGACAGGGTGAAGGGCATTCCCGCCGTCTGGTCGTGCCTGGTCGCCCACCACGCGCCGGCCGCGCCCGCGGCCTGCGCCACCGCGAGCACGGGCAGACCTCGCGGGCCGGGCCGGTCGGCGCACAGGGCCACCGCCACCGCCGCCACGGCCCACGGCAGGCGCACACCGCCCTGACCGCTGAACTCGCCCAGCCACAGGTCGACCAGGCCCAGGGCCGCGAGCGCGCACGCGGCGGCCAGCCGGGGGACCGCCGCTCGGAGGAAGGACCGCACCCGGCCAGCGTAGGGACCGGGGCGTGGTCGCCGAATCCCTCGGGAGGAGGTCTGCCGAAAGGAGGAGGCGGGTGGGCGGGACCCGCCGGAGGGGGGAGGTCCGGGTGGCGCGCCCCGGCGCACCCTGGCGCCGGGATTCGACCAGGAGGTGTCGCAGGTGTGGGATGACGTCGGTTACGCGGGTGTCGGGATCGAGTCGTGGTACGTGCTCGTTCCCGCTCTCGCGCTGTGGGGCGCGGTGCTCGTGACGCGCGCGGTGCGCGGCCGGCCGGGGTGGACGGGGCGCCACCTGGTGCTCCGGGCGGTGGTCGGGGCGTACGTCGCGGGGGTCGTGCACTTCACGCTGTTCCCCGTCGACGTGCAGTGGGGTGCGTACGCCGACCGGGCGGCCTGGTATACGCAGGTCAACTGGGTCCCGCTGCTCACCGCGGACCTGCCGTCGTTCGCGCTGAACGTGGTGATGCCGGTGCCGTTCGGCGTGCTGCTGCCGCTGGTGTCGGCGCGGGCGGCGGGCGCGGGGCGGGTGGTGGTGTGGTCGCTGGCGCTCAGCGCGTCGATCGAGGTGGCGCAGCTGCTGGTCTACGTCGTGGCGGGGAGCGGGCGCAGCGTCGACGTCAACGACCTCCTCGCGAACGTGCTGGGCGGGGTGCTCGGGTACCTGCTGGGCAGGTCCCTGCCGGCGTTGCGGCGCGTCGCGCTGCCTGGTGCGGCGCCCGCCTGAGCCCGGGCGGCGCGGCGGCCGGCGTCGCCGCGCCGGCCCGCGTTCCGGGTAGGGGCAGGTCAACGGCCCCGTGAGGGAGGTCGGCGGCGGGTGGTTCGGCACGGATCGCAACCATCACTCAATGTTTCGTTGAAGTTTCGTTCAGTGACGGATACGCTTGCGATTCATCTGGGAGCGCTCCCAGAATTGATCACCGCCGCTCAATCACCCGAAGAGTGGAGGCTCATTCCATGCGTATGCGCAGTACCTCCAGGTCCGTCGTCAGGCGGGGCATCATCGCGCTGATCGCCAGCACGGTGGTCGGTCTGTTCATCACGGTGCCGACGGCCTCGGCGCACGGCACCATCGTCGGTCCCGCCACCCGCGCCTACCAGTGTTGGCAAGCCTGGGGCAGCCAGCACACGAACCCTGCCATGCAGCAGCAGGACCCCATGTGCTACCAGGCTTTCCAGGCCAACGCCGACACCATGTGGAACTGGATGAGCGCGCTGCGGGACGGGCTCCGGGGGAACTTCCAGGGCGCGACCCCCAACGGGCAGCTGTGCAGCAACGCCCTGTCGCGCAACAACGCCCTGAACACCCCCGGCAGGTGGCGGACCACCAGCGTCGGCAGCAGCTTCCAGATGCACCTGTACGACCAGGCCAGCCACGGTGCCGACTACTTCCGGGTCTACGTCAGCAAGCAGGGCTTCGACCCGACCACCCAGAGCCTCGGTTGGGGCAACCTGGACCTCGTCACCACGACCGGCAGGTTCGCCCCGGCCAAGGACATCAAGTTCAACGTCCAGACCAACGGCTCCTACCGGGGGCACCACGTCGTGTTCACGATCTGGCAGGCCTCGCACCTCGATCAGGCGTACATGTGGTGCAGTGACGTGAACTTCGGCTGAGAACCGGGCTCCGGCCCAGCACGGCGGAAGTGACCAGCCCGGCGTCGGCGGTACCGGCGCCGGGCTGGTCGTGTCCCGGGGTGCCGTGCGCGGGCCCCGGTCGGCTCACGGCAGCGCGGCGGGGTCCCCGGTCGGTCCGCCGAAGTCGCGCTCCAGGTACCTCGCCCAACTCGTCAGGTAGTGCGCGTCCCGGGCCTTGGTGCGGCTGTGCCGGTCGACCCACGCGGCCAGTTCCGCCAGGCCGCCGCGCAGGGGCTCGCCCTCGTCGCGGGCGATCGCCCGGTCCCACCAGAGGACGTGGACGCCGATCAGCTCGTGCAGCAGCGGGACGTCGACGACGCCCGCCACCCGCGCCGCGTTGACGCGCTCGAAGTACCGCAGCACCACGTTGGCGTCCCGGAGCGGCCTGCCGCGCTC
This region of Saccharothrix longispora genomic DNA includes:
- a CDS encoding MFS transporter is translated as MTEPSPAASPPISHDPKPPVGTTVVKNLPLLLAVVCAVQFLDAMDIASMGPALPLVQDDLAMSPAALQWVVSAYALGFGGFLLLGGRLADVYNRKKLLIGWLVVFIVASVVGGFADNGLLLVVARLAKGISAGITAPVAMAVLLDAFREPSARNRALGTFLAVASAGYSLGLVLGGLLSSISWRLTMFMPALVGLIVAVLAGAVIPGRQEASQRQRMDVLGAVLVTAGAVALVYGLSRAATSGWGDWVTLASLAAAVVLFPLFAAVERNHPAPLIPLGIFRRPQLTRANICMLFFGAYVAFQFVLTLYYQVELGWSPLQAGLAFLVGGVLTAGTARYGAVLVTKHGPWPIASIGLIMMCVGYLAWVLLIGTVDPLILLAVQQLLGGLGFAAVYPALNIAAVGNAAENEQGLASGLFNAGAQIGNGIVVAITATVLTVVTTSAVGSYRAGLWVVTITTIVVTLLALAGAVTYRKKAAA
- a CDS encoding response regulator transcription factor — its product is MTTTVLIADDQAMVRTGFRMILSAEPDIEVVGEAVDGVEAVALARDLAPDVVLMDIRMPRLDGLGALRRISGPKVVVVTTFDDDDHVREALRHGASGFVLKTSGAALLVEAIRAAASGEALVSPAITVRLLRELAGRRREPRAVPLSPRELDVVLLVARGRTNAEVAHTLHVTVGTVKTHLAAVQAKLGARNRVEIAAWAWESGLLDARD
- a CDS encoding sensor histidine kinase, with translation MRSFLRAAVPRLAAACALAALGLVDLWLGEFSGQGGVRLPWAVAAVAVALCADRPGPRGLPVLAVAQAAGAAGAWWATRHDQTAGMPFTLSATAALLGVLGLLTWRGDPRWTAVTAPVLAVSVLVQPLRGDGDDLRTAVGVLVLVLGVALAATAGLAARLTAAARTRQLERARAAQRAEFARDLHDFVAHHVTGIVVHAQGAAAVAGRDPELVLPALREIERAGTEAVDAMRRAVGLLRDDDRAPGLAEVPALVERFRRTSGLPGGLDLLGPFADVHPTASTAAYRVVMEALTNAREHARGATAVDVALHRTANGIAIRVTDDGRSVPGHPVPGRPGGFGLRGLRERVAAAGGTLSAGPAPHGGWVVEAGLPVGAGVGEEA
- a CDS encoding VanZ family protein, coding for MWDDVGYAGVGIESWYVLVPALALWGAVLVTRAVRGRPGWTGRHLVLRAVVGAYVAGVVHFTLFPVDVQWGAYADRAAWYTQVNWVPLLTADLPSFALNVVMPVPFGVLLPLVSARAAGAGRVVVWSLALSASIEVAQLLVYVVAGSGRSVDVNDLLANVLGGVLGYLLGRSLPALRRVALPGAAPA
- a CDS encoding lytic polysaccharide monooxygenase auxiliary activity family 9 protein, whose product is MRMRSTSRSVVRRGIIALIASTVVGLFITVPTASAHGTIVGPATRAYQCWQAWGSQHTNPAMQQQDPMCYQAFQANADTMWNWMSALRDGLRGNFQGATPNGQLCSNALSRNNALNTPGRWRTTSVGSSFQMHLYDQASHGADYFRVYVSKQGFDPTTQSLGWGNLDLVTTTGRFAPAKDIKFNVQTNGSYRGHHVVFTIWQASHLDQAYMWCSDVNFG